ACCCGTCATTTCCCAGCTTCCCCACATCTACCAGTCTCTTGGTCTCGACTACGACGAGCGAGTCCTGCCCTCCATTGGTAACGAGGTGCTCAAGTCTATTGTCGCTCAATTCGATGCCGCCGAGCTCATTACCCAGCGAGAGGTTGTTTCCGCCCGAATTCGAGAGGATCTTGTCAAGCGAGCCGGTGAGTTCAACATTGCCCTCGAGGATGTCTCCATTACCCACATGACCTTCGGAAAGGAGTTCACCAAGGCCGTTGAGCAGAAGCAAATTGCCCAGCAGGATGCCGAGCGAGCCCGATTCATCgtcgagaaggccgagcaGGAGCGACAAGCCGCCGTTATCCGAGCTGAGGGAGAAGCCGAGTCCGCCGAGGCCATTTCCAAGGCTCTTGAGAAGGCCGGTGATGGTCTGCTCTTGATTCGACGAATCGAGGcctccaaggagattgccacCACTCTTGCCCAGTCCAACAACGTCACTTACCTGCCCAAGGGAGGCAACGGATCCAATGGCGCTTCCTCTGGCaactctcttcttctcaacgTCGGAAGATAATTGTATATAGATATTTTGTAACTAAACTTGACACACTGAATGATAGGTTTTGATGATTTCGatgcaagtacaagtagcgccactggtactcgtagtgTAGCGATAGCGTGTCCAGATGTTGGTTATAATATTTGTGGTCGTGGAACACCAGACTTTATGAAGTGCATTCGTACCATAAAGCTACAACTATGAAAGAATATTAATAATAATTGGGAGCCTGACAAAAGAGTCCCTTTGCAATATAGGAATATTGACTCTACGATACTCCTGTCTCTTGTACCGTTTGTTGTGTTGTCCACATTGTCCACCCCAGCTGCTTCACTCACTCACACCATGAAAGTTCGAAAATGCAGGACAGGAATAATTATTTCTGGGTGTCGTCTGGGAGTCTGACACAACACCATACGTCATGTTATCGGTATATGCTGACCAGCACCGGGAGGCGCCGTTCCCGAAAAAGGCATACAAAGCTGAGCTTCAAAAAACTACGGAAAACGCAGGACTAGGCCTACAGGTGTCCGAATTCCTGAGCGAGGCTGAGATCATCCACTCGCTCTATTACCGGTACCGAAATGCCCACCATTGCGCCGAATGGTTCAGGCCTTTCTCGATGTTACATCGACGGGTATCCCAGGTTGCAAACTGGATTGTTGACTTGCACAAAGCCACCAAGAAGCGTGCTCCTCGACTGATCACTGCTATCAAGATATCGatccagaagatccagaccaGGTACCTCCAGCCTGCCTTTTGGAGCTTCTACAGCGTCCTGGCTCTAGGACAATACGTCACAGTTGGATTTGCATTGCTAGGAACCGTGGCAAGGATTGCCAGCCTTTTAGCACAAGTTCACCCGATACCCAGGACAGTAGGAAAGGTACTCGATGCAGCTGTTAAAAAGGGAGCTGAGGTCATGTCCGATGATATCGGTGAGGTTCTAGTTAGGGTCACATCTGAGAAGCCTGCAAAATctgacaagatcaagaagatgaCCAAAAGCACAGTTACTAAGACTACCACGGGAGGAAAGAAGCTGCTTAAGAACATGGACATCGACGATATCTTCTcgaccaagaagaagaccaagaaaaaCATAGAGAAGCCTAGGGTTGTTGAAGAGAATGTTGAAGAAAGTATTATCACAAATGATGATATTGAGGATAATTCTATGCTGACTGAGCCAGCGCcgaaggccaagaaggtcaaggtggccaaggtggAAAACTTCTTTGAGGAatccaaggacaagaagaagaagaatcCTGCTTCTCTAGACGATAGTCTGGAGCCtccgaagaagaagaagaagatacTGGATTCAACAGACGGcatgaagaaaaagaagaaaaagtcTAAGAAGAATGCCATCGACGATATCTTTGGCTAACCGCATACCCATATTTAATCATTGCATTTATTAACACTGTACACACTGCATCTGGCGTAGGTGACCCTTGAGAAGTATCAGGCTCATATTGTATTGtaacatttttttttacaaGTGTTGTGTGTATCATTGTGGTTCTCATTGTATGCACTTCATTAAATTACTGATTCATCGAACTATTTACATGGAACCTACAGAGAGGTTCCCTCCAAAAAATGCTTTGCCCAGTTGGGCAGCACAAATGATGCCTCGTGGATTTCCTTGTTATAGTATCTGACCAGACTGGACTCTTCCTCTTGAGTCCACTGTCGCTTGGGGATCTTGAGATTGGTCGGCTTCTTACTGCAGACCATCAGACCCAGCTGGCCAGAGGTGTAAGTGGGCAACAGAGCAGCGCAGTATTCCACAGATGCGAAAACACCCTTGCAGATGTCACGGAGTTGCTTGACAAACTTGAAGTTGAGCCAGACGTTCTCCGAAGACTGGGTGATAACAATACCGTCATCATTGAGGGCGGTGTGCAAAAGCTGAAAATACTCGCGCTGGAAGAACTTTTCAGCAGGGCCATCGGGGTCCGAAGAGTCagtgatgatgacgtcGTACTTCTCATCACTCCGGGCAACTTCTCGGATGAACTCGAAACCGTCTCTGATATGAACTGTGACCTTGGTGTTATCGAAACCTACGGCCATGTTGGGGAGATACTTCTTGGAGAGCTCGATGACGCTCTCGTCAATCTCACACAAATGTGCAGCCTCCACAGACTCATGCTTAACGATTTCTCTGAgaactccaccatctccgcCTCCAATAACCAGCACTCTCTTGGGACACTCATGCGACATCATGGCTACATGGCAAATCATCTCCTGGTACGCAAACTCATCTCGCTCAGACACCTGTACCACTccatccagaaccagcACATTTCCGTACTCCGTGGATCGAAACACAAGAACATCCTGGAACTCGCTCTGCGAAACATGCAAAATTTCCTCGACCTTCAGCATCAGGCCCTGGCCTGGAAAAGAGTCGGAAACTTCAGTGAACCAAgagtctgtgttagtattGATCAGATGCGcaaccagagagcctaCGGTGGTTTCTGACACTCATTCAGCCGTGGTACTTCACTCTGAGTCAGGTCTGATCTGTAGGCCTCATCTTGAGGCACTTCGGTATTGCGCCCACGAACCCCCTCCAACGCAAATACTCACTCTTAATACTGGCGTGTTCTAGTTGCTTGACCGTCATGATTTCTGCGTGCAAGGAACCGTCAGGAGTCTCAGAATGGGGATATAGAAAATAATTTAGGTCCAGAAAAGAGTGCAGTGAAGTTGCATGAAAACTCAACTGTATATCCATGAGGCATGTTCCAGGCAGGTCAACCCGCCATGTCCACCTTGTGAGAGGATAACAGAGCCTTTCTGATATTTTTGATAGAGAAAGCACTTAAGTTAGAATAATGATCCGGCAACGATCTCTTTGTACTCGCACGAACAATTTTTACATCCAGTCCTGGACACATCTTCCATACAAGATTTTTCTCTCGGCAATTTTTTGCGCCGCACTAAAAGTCAGATAGAGATGATAACAATTAGAGttgccacgtgaccaaaagGGGTGATTTTTGATCCTGACAATTACTCATCTTGCTCATTAGAACCAGCCCTTGTACCATTTTTCCGTCGTCCTAACACCTGTGGCTCACTAATGTGGTGCTATTTCCAATCCCAAGTCGGATTACGTAATTCATGCAGGATGCCAAAATTTATCTGAATCTTAATCGGAATGATTTATTCACACAACTGAGGCCCTAACGAGTGTTCAAAGTCGCCCAATGAAGCATCCTTATCACATCGTGTCTCTTTCTCCTGACGGAAAGACCATGTACGCCGCTGCTGCGCGACAGGTGGATCGAATCTGCCTCGAGACCGGCGAGTGCAAGTCCACTGTCGTTGAGGAGTCTGCCACTCGAACAACCACCAAAACCGGAGAtaagcctgctgctgccaaacGAACCAAGTACCTGCCTACGTCTGTGTCTCATGTCAGATCTCTGCAACTTTCCAAGGGCGGAAAGTATCTGCTGGCCACCACAGACGAGACCAAGTCTCTTGTTCTGCTTGATCCCACAACCCTTGAAGTGATCAAGAAGGTGCAATACCCCAAGAGACCCAGCGCTGTCGCTACTGACAAGGAGGATCTGAACATTGTTCTTGGCGACAAGTTCGGAGACGTGTACGGAGAGTCTGTGGAggatctgctcaaggtggagggAGAACTCAAAGACGAGCCTGTGCTGGGCCATGTCTCCATGCTCACagctctggagctgggCTACGACTCCAAGGATCGACCTTACGTCATTTCTGCCGACCGAGACGAGCACATTCGAATCAGTCGGTTCCCCGCTTCCCACGTCATTGAGCAGTTCTGCTTTGGCCACCAGCAGTTTGTCTCCAGCCTGTTGATCAACGATCTCGATGCCTCCATTCTCTTCTCTGCCGGTGGAGATGACGAGATCTTTGTGTGGGACTGGCTCAATGgcaagcagctgcagaagctgTCTCTGCGAGAGCACGTCGAGAGCTACCTTAACGAGGCCCACATTTATGTCGACAAGAAGGGCGTTGCTACCACCCACAAGGAGATCACAGTGTCTTCTCTGcagcagatcaaggacACTCCTTACCTGCTCGTCAACGTCGAGAGCACCAACGCTATTATTGTGCTCAAGATTGTCGacaacaagctggaggTTGCCTCTGTCTTCGCCACTGAGGCTCATGTCATTTCTTTCAGCGTGGCTGGCAACCTCCTGGTGACCTCTGAAGTTGGCTCTGAGGGAGTCAAGGCAtacaccatcaccgacgGAGTCGTGACCAAGAGTGACAAGGAGATTCCCTTTGGCTCTTGCGAGTACGAGGACGATTCCGAGCTCATTTCTCTCTTCAGCACCAAGTCGTTGCGAAAGCGAGGAGAGTTCTAAGTGGTTTGTTTCTTGACGGGGTTCTAACAATGGAGGGAGGTGTTACTTGCAAAGAGTAGCCAGCATATGTACAACAATGCCTCGAGGAGGTTTAAAAGTAACTATTGAATACATGATAGATTTTTATTGATTGAACAGACGTATCCTAGTGTACTTGTGACAGACCACACACTTGGAGGGCTGGCCCCATCAACTAATTTCTCCTCTATTTTTAGTTTAAGTTCACAAGgttggattttttttcggGGAGTGTCTCAGGTGGCTTCAGCGCATACTGTATCGAGAGAAGAACACCCACGTCACGTTTCGTTTCGTGGTTAGGTTGCCCAGCTAAATGAAAAATAGGCCGATCATCATCCTTCCACGTGATATCTGAGCTGTGTAGGAGCTCAAGTtgactgtttttttttttgcttttgcCACCCCAGAACGAATACGAATACCTAAATACACGTGCCCTCAGCGCAAGTGGACTCACCACATCGTCGTGGGCTACAGTTCAAGGGCACCATCTACGGCTCTCTCCACACGTCGTTCTTTTTTCCTTAGCCTTTTTTGCAGTGCGCGTGTCCCAAACCCCAGCTCTACACACCAGCACAAACAAAGTTAAGCTCAGGGTTGTCGTTGAGGTCGCTTACTGTAGTCAGTGCTCGTATGGTTCGTTCAATTTTCGCCAAAAATCGTTTTGCCTTTGTATCTTGGGAATAACATCAACTGTGGTTCTTCAACAGGCCTAAGGAACGAAACAAGCCGGACCAAGATCAGGTTCAAGGTGAGTACTGAGAAGGAATAGAAGGCCTAAAGGCGCAAACCGACAGGTGGCAACAGCTCCACACCGACCACGAAGGCCACGAAATCAAGGGGTCCTAAAGTTAGTCTTTGTGGCCTCGACGGTCAGCGAAAACGCGAGACCACAACGCGATCAGAACCAGGACCTAAACAACACAGGACGGGGTCACAATAGGCTTGAACAGCAAGTACAAGCTGTGATCTCTCTATATTTGATTCTCAAACCACCCCTGACTACTTCAGCGCCTCTGTGACACAGCCCCCCTATCATCcgactaacacagatgcTACAAGCAGCTATTGGAAAGATTGTGGGATTTGCGGTCAACCGACCCATCCACACAGTTGTCCTGACGTCCATCGTGGCGTCAACCGCATACCTCGCCATCCTCGACATTGCCATCCCGGGTTTCGAGGGCACACAACCCATCTCATACTACCACCCTGCAGCAAAATCTTACGACAACCCTGCTGATTGGACCCACATTGCAGAGGCCGACATCCCTTCAGACGCCTACCGACTTGCATTTGCCCAGATCCGTGTCAGTGATGTTCAGGGCGGAGAGGCCCCCACCATCCCTGGCGCCGTGGCCGTGTCTGATCTCGACCACAGAATCGTCATGGACTACAAACAGTGGGCCCCCTGGACCGCCAGCAACGAGCAGATCGCCTCGGAGAACCACATCTGGAAGCACTCCTTCAAGGACCACGTGGCCTTCAGCTGGATCAAGTGGTTCCGATGGGCCTACCTGCGTTTGTCCACTCTCATCCAGGGGGCAGACAACTTCGACATTGCCGTGGTCGCCCTTGGCTATCTTGCCATGCACTACACCTTCTTCAGTCTCTTCCGATCCATGCGAAAGGTTGGCTCGCACTTTTGGCTTGCCTCCATGGCTCTGGTCTCTTCCACCTTCGCTTTCCTGCTTGCGGTGGTGGCTTCCTCTAGCCTGGGTTACCGACCTAGCATGATCACCATGTCCGAGGGCCTGCCCTTCCTCGTGGTCGCCATTGGCTTTGACCGAAAGGTCAACCTGGCTAGCGAGGTGCTCACATCCAAGAGCAGCCAGCTCGCTCCCATGGTGCAGGTGATCACAAAGATCGCCTCCAAGGCGCTGTTTGAGTACAGCCTTGAGGTGGCCGCCCTGTTTGCTGGCGCCTATACCGGAGTTCCTCGACTGTCCCAGTTTTGCTTCTTATCTGCTTGGATCCTCATCTTCGACTACATGTTTTTGCTGACCTTCTACTCTGCTGTCCTTGCTATCAAGTTTGAGATCAATCACATTAAGCGAAACCGAATGATCCAGGatgctctcaaggaggatgGTGtatctgctgctgttgccgAGAAGGTAGCCGACTCTTCTCCCGACGCCAAGCTCGACCGAAAGTCCGACGTTTCTCTTTTTGGAGCCTCTGGCGCCATTGCGGTGTTCAAGATCTTCATGGTCCTTGGGTTCCTTGGTCTCAACCTCATCAACCTGACTGCCATCCCTCACCTTGGCAAGGCGGCCGCCGCTGCCCAGTCTGTGACTCCCATCACCCTCTCCCCCGAGCTTCTCCATGCCATCCCCGCCTCTGTGCCCGTTGTTGTCACCTTTGTGCCCAGCGTTGTGTACGAGCACTCCCAGCTCATTctgcagctggaggacgcCCTCACTACCTTCCTGGCTGCCTGCTCCAAAACTATTGGTGACCCCGtcatctccaagtacatCTTCCTGTGCCTGATGGTCTCCACCGCCCTGAACGTCTACCTGTTTGGAGCCACCCGAGAAGTTGTGCGAACCCAGTCTGTGAAGGTGGTTGAGAAGCACGTTCCTATCGTCATTGAGAAGCCCAgcgagaaggaggaggacacCTCTTCTGAAGACTCCATTGAGCTGACTGTCGGAAAGCAGCCCAAGCCCGTGACCGAGACCCGTTCTCTGGACGACCTAGAGGCTATCATGAAGGCAGGTAAGACCaagcttctggaggaccACGAGGTTGTCAAGCTCTCTCTCGAGGGCAAGCTTCCTTTGTATGCTCTTGAGAAGCAGCTTGGTGACAACACCCGAGCTGTTGGCATCCGACGATCTATCATCTCCCAGCAGTCTAATACCAAGACTTTAGAGACCTCAAAGCTTCCTTACCTGCACTACGACTACGACCGTGTTTTTGGAGCCTGTTGCGAGAACGTTATTGGTTACATGCCTCTCCCCGTTGGTGTTGCTGGCCCCATGAACATTGATGGCAAGAACTACCACATTCCTATGGCCACCACTGAGGGTTGTCTTGTTGCCTCAACCATGCGAGGTTGCAAGGCCATCAACGCCGGTGGCGGTGTTACCACTGTGCTTACTCAGGACGGTATGACACGAGGTCCTTGTGTTTCCTTCCCCTCTCTCAAGCGGGCTGGAGCCGCTAAGATCTGGCTTGATTCCGAGGAGGGTCTCAAGTCCATGCGAAAGGCCTtcaactccacctctcGATTTGCTCGTCTCCAGTCTCTTCACTCTACCCTTGCTGGTAACCTGCTGTTTATTCGATTCCGAACCACCACTGGTGATGCCATGGGCATGAACATGATCTCCAAGGGCGTCGAACACTCTCTGGCCGTCATGGTCAAGGAGTACGGCTTCCCTGATATGGAcattgtgtctgtctcGGGTAACTACTGCACTGACAAGAAGCCCGCAGCGATCAACTGGATCGAAGGCCGAGGCAAGAGTGTTGTTGCCGAAGCCACCATCCCTGCTCACATTGTCAAGTCTGTTCTCAAAAGTGAGGTTGACgctcttgttgagctcaaCATCAGCAAGAATCTGATCGGTAGTGCCATGGCTGGCTCTGTGGGAGGTTTCAATGCACACGCCGCAAACCTGGTGACCGCCATCTACCTTGCCACTGGCCAGGATCCTGCTCAGAATGTCGAGTCTTCCAACTGCATCACGCTGATGAGCAACGTCGACGGTAACCTGCTCATCTCCGTTTCCATGCCTTCTATCGAGGTCGGTACCATTGGTGGAGGTACTATTTTGGAGCCCCAGGGGGCTATGCTGGAGATGCTTGGCGTGCGAGGTCCTCACATCGAGACCCCCGGTGCCAACGCCCAACAGCTTGCTCGCATCATTGCTTCTGGAGTTCTTGCAGCGGAGCTTTCGCTGTGTTCTGCTCTTGCTGCCGGCCATCTTGTGCAAAGTCATATGACCCACAACCGGTCCCAGGCTCCTACTCCGGCCAAGCAGTCTCAGGCCGATCTGCAGCGTCTACAAAACGGTTCGAATATTTGCATACGGTCATAGGTGTACAATAGTGAAGGAAACAGAGttaataaatatatacaattAGTGTACGTACATCTGGTAGAACAATGTGTTGGCATAATTAGGGACGGTATGAACTGAGTCCTGCCAACCTGATGCTAACTAATGTGTGGTTGTAATTGGACTGGGTCGATTTTCGAGAAATAAACCAATAAACGAACACGTTGTTCCTAGCCCCTTTAAAGAGAcagtgcaagtactgtacatactgtacttagAAGCATactggtatgtactgtatgtactgtacatgctTCATCTGGCTGGATCAAAGACGATGATCAATACACAGGGACCCAACGGGAATAGAAATCACATaggtgtacaagtattttATAATAACAAGTAACCAAAGAAGCTGTCTTAGTTGGTCGGTTCTAGTACTCCAGATTGGTATGTCCCCTATGTAATACTTACGTCGATTTTAATAAAGTTCATGCACACCACCATCTAACATCTCAGCCAAGTTTACTCCACACCATTATCATTACACACGCAGCACTTCTGGTATGGCATCTCTAGCAACATTTCAGGTGGAGAACGACATTGTGGACGTCGACAGCACGCCCCAACAAGGATTTGATCGAGACgacctgtacaagtacgacgatGTTGAACAAAAGGCGATCCTTGCAGCCCATCCATGGAGAACAGATCCCTCGTACTTTCGGAACGTGCTGGTGTCTTCAATTGCATTGGTGAAGATGGCGATGCATGCTCGATCAGGTGGTGCTATTGAGGTCATGGGAATGATGACTGGAAAGATCTTGCCCAACACATTTGTTGTCATGGACTGCTATCCTCTTCCAGTGGAGGGTACAGAGACAAGGGTCAATGCCCAGCAGGAGGGTATCGAGTTCATGGTGGAGTATCTGCAGGGCCTCAAGGACGTGGGACGCCGAGAAAACATTGTCGGATGGTACCATTCGCATCCCGGCTACGGTTGTTGGCTCAGTGGTATTGACGTGGACACACAGTTTCAGAACCAGCAGTTCCAGGAACCGTTCctggcggtggtggtggaccCCAACCGAACCATCTCAGCTGGAAAGGTCGAGATCGGTGCTTTCCGAACCTATCCCAAGGATTACAAGccccccaagaaggctaCTAAACAAAACCAGGACCAGAGCGTGCCTTTatccaaggccaaggactACGGAGCGCACTCTGAGCGATACTACGAGCTGGACGTGTCATTTTTCAAGTCCTCGCTGGATGAAAACCTGCTGCAATTACTCTGGAACAAAAACTGGGCCGCCACCTTATCTCAGTCGACTATTCAGCTAAACCACGACTACACATCCAAGCTGATGCTTGATCTGAGTGAGAAGAATGCACAGCTAGCGATCGGGCTCGGCGAGAAAACTCCCCAGTCTCAGGGTCGAGGTTTCCGAGAGGCTATGTCAAAGGCTGACAACGAGCCTCACACTAACCTGCTCAACTACAGCACAAAGGGCCAGTGGGAGGCTGTGAACCGGTCTGTAAAGGATGGAGTTCAGATCGGGTCCGACGAGCTGCAGGGTCTCATGTCTCTTGAGATCCAGAGACGGCTGTTTGGTCGAGCGAAGTAGGAGGTATAGCATATTTAATTTAACGAATTCATCAATACAAGGAGGGACAGAAGTGACAGCACGACGACATACATTTTATCTTAGCAAGGAGTCACTGTAGATATTAGTCACTGtatactacagtatgtacagtagattCTGGTTCAACTGTGGTACATGCTGGTGCAAAAATGTGATACAAATGCTCAATTACCACAACTTTTCTCACCAACTTACACGAGTTATGTCCACATACTCGTAGGTGCTACAATACAGCATCGATCGAATACAAATACTACCCAGAACACTGGAAACCGTGTTCAACTACATGAGGAGTTGATTTTATGTGGGGTTATATTAtttataaaaaaaaaaaaaaaaaaaaaaaaacctgaCGAATCAAGACTCTTAGTTGAGGGGCTCCATGGAGATCTCAACGTACTGAGGGTTGACACAGGaagcggcagcagcctcaacAGCAGTGGGCCGGAGCTCCCACATGCCGTTCTGGACCTGACAGGCAATGAAGCCCTGGTTCTGGTAGGTGAGTCGGTTATCTCGGTAAGAAAAGCCGGTCAGACCGTTTCGGACCTGGTTTCGGTCAGTGAATCGCATGGAAGCCTGGTTGCCGAGCTGGATGAATCGTCCCTGGTTATCAACGAGCTGGCCACGGTAAGAGAGCTGGCCCTGGAACTGGTTCAAGTTGCCGTGGCTTCGGTTGTCGACAAGCATGAGACGGCCGTCATTCTGGACGATTCGGGAGTCCCGGAATTGCTGGTTGTTGGCAATTCGGAGCTGGGAGTCCTGGTATCGAGCAAGACCGTTCTGTCGGGCACCGTTCAGAGAAACGGTGACGGGCTTCGAGCAAGGAGCTCGACCAGCATACAcctggtggaggtggtcgGAAGACCGCTGGTTGTCAGAAATATCGTAGGCATTGCCGTACTGATCAACGGGGCAGGCCtggaactgctgctggtcgTTGTATCTCCAAGAGACACGGTTATCACCAAATCGCtggatgttgatgttgttgtttcgTCGGGTAGACAAGGCGAGCCGGCCGTTGTCAACGCCGACGTATCGAGCGGAGGCGTCGGGACCAGCAATGTTCAGATCACCGGCGATATCGATGAAAACATTGACCTCTCGAAGAGGAGAACCATTGATGTCTCGGGCGTCACCAAAGTAGAGGTTTCGGCCGTCGGTTCGCATGGCAATGTTGCGATTGTCTCGCTGAGCAGCCATGTGGTAGACGTAGTCAGACTGGGGCCATTGGTACAGAGATTGGTCAATACCGGCAAGGGAGTATCGACCGTTGTCGGTGTACTGCTCACCCTGTTCGGCAAGAGCCAGGGAGGCAACGAGGGCGAGGGCGGAGGTGGAAAACTTCATTGTTAAAAGGTGTTGTTGATAGAATCGAATGGGCTGATAGCTAGAGAATGAGTAGGGATATGGAGGGGTTTATATAGTAACGCAAGTTGTAGAGGTCCTACAATTGTAGAAGTCATAGGATCCCTAAACATACCTTACAAGACAAGTTGAGAGAACAAGGAATCCGTCAGACCTTACAACCTGAACGTGATGTTCCCCCAATCTTGATCTTTTGGTCTTTCCCTTTTTGCCAGAGGAAGTTAGAAATCCGTGAAAGTGTGAGAGGAGTAAGAGTCGCGGTGTAGTCTCTCTGtaaaacaaaaaataaaaataaaaaaactAGATACAAGAGTGTAGAGCTTCATCATTCGAGATACCACTCAACtttgagctgctccagcaccaACCACAGCTATCAATCTTCGCACGTAGAGTAAAGACAGAATCATGCTGCTTCTGGTAATTGAAATGTTGTGTGGGTTATTATTCAACTGTCCAAATCGGGCAGGTCGGCTTTAACACATCTAATGGTGGGGGTAAGCAAGTCATTAAATCATCCAACGGTTTAAGTGGCTTGTGTAAAGTATTTCGAAGAACATACCGTACCGATCCAATAGTACGACTTAATGGTACGACACCAATAAACAAACATATTTGCACCATTTAATAGACACTTCTTCTGTTGCGTTGTTACAAGACCACAATTGAAATCTATTCTTAGATCAGAAGATATTGTTGAGATGCTTGCTACCTATACTGACAGCCGATATCCAGCACTACTCACCGCTTATTGAGATTCTTCCTCATTAGGAAACTCCCACAACTTGAGACTACAGTCAACCGGCCTATCTTCCTCCCCCGCGCGCTCGCCAGAACTGGTAGCCACAACACCTATTCCCGTCAGTGGGTTGGAAGCGACAGCAGACACAGGAGAAGAGTGAGCTTTCCAAGACGACTCACACAAGCGATCAATGCCCATATCTATATCCTCCCATGTGTTGACATGACCGTCCACAGTTCCTGCCACCAGTCCGCGTCCTGTGATTGTCTTATCAGCCCACAGTCTCTGGCTAGTCTTACCATCCCAGCCTCCTAGGGTAGCGACGTGTCGGAGACCCATGCGGACGTCCAGAACAGGTATTTCAATGGCTCCTCTGCAAATCAAATGCAAATAATTCTCGTTGGGCGACCACAATGTTTGACAAATACCCTGGGCGGTAGGTGCAGAGCTGGTTTTGGCAACTTCCCCCATAGTGTCAAAGTCGTAGAGAGCTAGACTTCCCGAAAACGAGGAGACAGCGACCTGCTTGGATGCATGCGAAATGTGTGACACCAGGCCGAAACTGGGCATGTCCCATTGGTATTCGGGTTCTGAGCCGACGTTGTTGACATTAAAGAGTGCCAGACGACGTTCTGAACCTGCGAATAGGTAGTCTGAACCAGGTCTAAAGGCAACACTCGATGGAGTGAGGAATTGTTCGTTGCTCATGTCGGTCCACTTGTAGCATCCCACAGATTGACTTCCACCCAGAACGTTCGTAATCTGAATCGGCATTCCCCTTTGGCTCACTACCGCAAAGCAGGAAGAGTAATCTGCCAGTTGGAAGCCGGGAAAGACGGAAAAGGAAACAATTGGACTCGAGAAAAACGTTCGCGTGTACGGATACAGATTGTGGGGCTGCTTTTCTTTGTTGGACAGCAGATCAGGGGGAACAACAAACAGTCTCAGGGCATGATCTTCATTATTGGTGATTAACGACGAGCCGTCTGGAGTCCACACTGTCTGCTTGAACACGTCAGCTGAGCGCTTGCCTGTCCAGGTCTTTGCTCGATTGGCAGAACCAGCCACGCGAGTCTCCAGTTCCATGCCTTGAAACATGT
This genomic interval from Yarrowia lipolytica chromosome 1E, complete sequence contains the following:
- a CDS encoding uncharacterized protein (Truncated form of YALI0E04719g, similar to uniprot|P40961 Saccharomyces cerevisiae YGR132c PHB1 prohibitin antiproliferative protein, similar to Saccharomyces cerevisiae PHB1 (YGR132C); ancestral locus Anc_3.494), with the protein product MFANLAWGCRTAHPQQHAISRPHTNPAIAIPVGVGITLMQSAMYDVRGGYRAVIFDRLAGVKQNVIGEGTHFLVPWLQKDIIFDVRTKPRNIATTTGSKDLQMVSLTLRVLHRPVISQLPHIYQSLGLDYDERVLPSIGNEVLKSIVAQFDAAELITQREVVSARIREDLVKRAGEFNIALEDVSITHMTFGKEFTKAVEQKQIAQQDAERARFIVEKAEQERQAAVIRAEGEAESAEAISKALEKAGDGLLLIRRIEASKEIATTLAQSNNVTYLPKGGNGSNGASSGNSLLLNVGR
- a CDS encoding uncharacterized protein (Compare to YALI0E04741g, similar to Saccharomyces cerevisiae RMP1 (YLR145W); ancestral locus Anc_8.353, no similarity); translation: MLSVYADQHREAPFPKKAYKAELQKTTENAGLGLQVSEFLSEAEIIHSLYYRYRNAHHCAEWFRPFSMLHRRVSQVANWIVDLHKATKKRAPRLITAIKISIQKIQTRYLQPAFWSFYSVLALGQYVTVGFALLGTVARIASLLAQVHPIPRTVGKVLDAAVKKGAEVMSDDIGEVLVRVTSEKPAKSDKIKKMTKSTVTKTTTGGKKLLKNMDIDDIFSTKKKTKKNIEKPRVVEENVEESIITNDDIEDNSMLTEPAPKAKKVKVAKVENFFEESKDKKKKNPASLDDSLEPPKKKKKILDSTDGMKKKKKKSKKNAIDDIFG
- a CDS encoding uncharacterized protein (Compare to YALI0E04763g, similar to Saccharomyces cerevisiae SPE4 (YLR146C); ancestral locus Anc_8.354, similar to uniprot|Q12074 Saccharomyces cerevisiae YPR069c SPE3 putrescine aminopropyltransferase (spermidine synthase) or uniprot|Q12455 Saccharomyces cerevisiae YLR146c SPE4 spermine synthase), translating into MTVKQLEHASIKNSWFTEVSDSFPGQGLMLKVEEILHVSQSEFQDVLVFRSTEYGNVLVLDGVVQVSERDEFAYQEMICHVAMMSHECPKRVLVIGGGDGGVLREIVKHESVEAAHLCEIDESVIELSKKYLPNMAVGFDNTKVTVHIRDGFEFIREVARSDEKYDVIITDSSDPDGPAEKFFQREYFQLLHTALNDDGIVITQSSENVWLNFKFVKQLRDICKGVFASVEYCAALLPTYTSGQLGLMVCSKKPTNLKIPKRQWTQEEESSLVRYYNKEIHEASFVLPNWAKHFLEGTSL
- a CDS encoding uncharacterized protein (Compare to YALI0E04785g, similar to Saccharomyces cerevisiae TRM82 (YDR165W); ancestral locus Anc_8.355, similar to DEHA0E18414g Debaryomyces hansenii); this translates as MKHPYHIVSLSPDGKTMYAAAARQVDRICLETGECKSTVVEESATRTTTKTGDKPAAAKRTKYLPTSVSHVRSLQLSKGGKYLLATTDETKSLVLLDPTTLEVIKKVQYPKRPSAVATDKEDLNIVLGDKFGDVYGESVEDLLKVEGELKDEPVLGHVSMLTALELGYDSKDRPYVISADRDEHIRISRFPASHVIEQFCFGHQQFVSSLLINDLDASILFSAGGDDEIFVWDWLNGKQLQKLSLREHVESYLNEAHIYVDKKGVATTHKEITVSSLQQIKDTPYLLVNVESTNAIIVLKIVDNKLEVASVFATEAHVISFSVAGNLLVTSEVGSEGVKAYTITDGVVTKSDKEIPFGSCEYEDDSELISLFSTKSLRKRGEF